One Rhodoluna sp. KAS3 DNA window includes the following coding sequences:
- a CDS encoding TrkA family potassium uptake protein yields MPKSNKPTRKRGFHAANVAVIGLGRFGSALAIELVNGGHQVLGIDTDERLVQSLAGQLTHVVTADTTDEETLKELGLADVDSAVVAIGADLESSILTTSLLLQLGIKQVWAKANSKSHGKILQQLGAHHVIFPEYEMGRRVAHMVSGESLDYVHIDEDFVMVKAVCPESFSGQTLADLKIRSTYGVTVVATSHGDSEYSPAFPDTVLNTGDFLVVAGRKAPLDEFVQLD; encoded by the coding sequence ATGCCTAAGTCAAACAAACCAACTCGCAAGCGTGGCTTTCACGCGGCTAACGTTGCCGTCATCGGCCTAGGTCGATTTGGTTCTGCCCTAGCGATTGAGTTGGTAAATGGCGGTCACCAGGTTCTTGGTATTGACACCGATGAGCGCTTGGTTCAGTCGCTCGCTGGTCAGCTGACCCACGTGGTTACGGCAGACACCACTGACGAAGAAACACTTAAAGAGCTCGGTCTTGCAGATGTTGACTCAGCGGTGGTGGCCATCGGTGCTGATCTTGAATCCAGCATTTTGACCACATCACTTTTGCTGCAGCTAGGTATCAAGCAGGTTTGGGCCAAGGCAAACTCAAAGTCTCACGGCAAGATTCTGCAGCAGCTTGGTGCGCATCACGTGATTTTCCCAGAGTACGAGATGGGTCGCCGCGTGGCCCACATGGTCTCGGGTGAATCTCTCGACTATGTTCACATCGATGAAGACTTTGTAATGGTCAAGGCGGTTTGCCCAGAGTCATTCAGCGGTCAGACCCTTGCCGACCTGAAGATTCGCAGCACCTACGGCGTGACCGTTGTGGCAACCAGCCACGGTGACAGTGAGTATTCGCCGGCTTTCCCAGACACCGTTTTGAACACCGGTGACTTCTTGGTTGTGGCAGGTCGCAAGGCTCCGCTGGACGAATTCGTGCAGCTGGACTAA
- a CDS encoding potassium transporter TrkG: MSSRQRLQPSRLVALAFTVIILLGTFVLMLPAATKSGVSTPFLDALFTATSAVTVTGLSTLDVENHWNQLGDWIIAVLIQIGGFGIIGFATLVGYLLDGRISLSNKMLTTSEASLAVAPDVKGLLKNIAKLMLFFQGLLFVFLAIRFYTHYGYEFDKALGHGAFHAISAFNNAGFALYADSMIGFARDGWILIPMFMTVIIASLGFPVIVEIRDRAKDKWRSHRGLPSSYGLPAQWSLNSRIVLWATLVLLIVGTVFIAVLEWNNPKTLGPLNSFDKILDSIFAAVMPRTAGFNAMDMAGVYPSSWLIMDILMFIGGASASTAGGIKLGTAVVLFYVIYTEIRGEAAVNIGNRRLPRSMQRQALTIVGLSATVVIGATVLLRLTTDFSLDQILFEVVSAVGTTGLSTGITMQLPDHAKFLLSLLMLFGRLGPIVVATSLALRKTKRHFEYPRERPLIG; the protein is encoded by the coding sequence ATGTCCAGTCGCCAAAGACTGCAACCGAGTCGCTTAGTCGCACTCGCATTTACCGTAATTATTCTTCTCGGCACTTTTGTTTTGATGCTGCCGGCAGCCACCAAGTCTGGAGTTTCAACTCCCTTTCTGGATGCCCTGTTCACGGCGACTTCGGCCGTTACAGTAACTGGCCTTAGCACCCTAGATGTCGAGAATCACTGGAATCAGCTCGGCGACTGGATCATCGCTGTTTTGATTCAAATCGGTGGTTTCGGAATCATCGGCTTTGCAACCTTGGTGGGTTACCTTCTCGATGGCCGTATTTCGCTGTCGAACAAGATGCTCACCACCTCAGAAGCATCGCTGGCCGTGGCTCCAGACGTAAAGGGATTGCTAAAGAACATTGCCAAATTAATGCTGTTCTTCCAAGGCCTGTTGTTTGTGTTCTTGGCCATTCGTTTTTACACCCACTACGGCTATGAATTCGATAAAGCCTTAGGTCACGGAGCCTTTCACGCTATCTCGGCCTTCAACAACGCAGGCTTCGCGCTGTACGCAGACAGCATGATCGGCTTTGCCCGAGACGGCTGGATTTTAATTCCGATGTTTATGACCGTGATTATTGCCAGCCTGGGCTTTCCGGTGATTGTTGAAATCCGCGACCGCGCCAAAGACAAATGGCGCTCCCACCGAGGCCTGCCATCGTCCTACGGCCTTCCGGCTCAGTGGTCGCTCAACTCAAGAATCGTGCTCTGGGCAACTTTGGTCCTACTGATTGTCGGAACCGTATTTATCGCCGTGCTGGAATGGAATAACCCAAAGACCTTGGGGCCGTTGAATTCCTTTGACAAAATTCTCGACAGTATCTTTGCGGCGGTTATGCCAAGAACCGCCGGGTTCAACGCCATGGACATGGCTGGGGTTTACCCGAGCTCGTGGCTGATCATGGACATCCTGATGTTTATCGGTGGTGCCAGTGCATCAACTGCCGGCGGTATCAAGCTTGGTACCGCCGTGGTCCTGTTCTACGTCATCTACACCGAAATTCGAGGTGAAGCTGCTGTCAACATCGGTAACCGTCGCCTACCTCGATCTATGCAACGCCAGGCCCTAACCATCGTGGGTCTTTCGGCAACAGTGGTAATCGGTGCCACGGTTTTGCTTCGACTAACCACTGACTTTAGCCTCGACCAAATTCTGTTCGAAGTTGTATCGGCAGTCGGTACCACCGGTCTCTCAACCGGAATCACGATGCAACTGCCTGATCACGCAAAATTCTTGCTATCGCTGCTCATGCTATTTGGGCGTCTAGGTCCGATTGTGGTGGCAACATCGCTGGCCCTCCGCAAGACAAAACGACACTTCGAATACCCTCGCGAGAGGCCTCTAATTGGCTAG
- a CDS encoding oxygenase MpaB family protein — protein MSNNALQENLSKRFRRLLSGDPDGVPPWLEAIAAGDEPGFFVPTDAPWVVHADFGTLVGGIRALLMQALHPGSLTGVKNHSRYEQDPLGRLAGTIRWLTVTTFGSKAAVMNEAGRVNRLHKTVTGRYQTGAGEVRDYRAADKDLLLWVHIAFMESFLVAHEMFASRPIPKGEAASGADNYISQWSVSVAPLGLKSTPMNQVELTAAIDEIRDAGILAATEDTIDVVKFIKNPPLPGLAKPIYNLLFDAAVVSMRPEFRAELGLKAKPRWIIQPLTRFVLRAMRVAIGPESPIEDGAIDRLKRIGALPQQ, from the coding sequence TTGTCAAACAATGCATTACAAGAAAACCTTTCCAAACGGTTTCGCCGCCTGCTCTCTGGCGACCCAGATGGTGTTCCGCCTTGGCTTGAGGCAATCGCTGCTGGTGACGAACCCGGATTCTTTGTGCCGACCGATGCCCCATGGGTAGTCCATGCAGATTTCGGAACTCTGGTCGGTGGAATACGTGCTCTGTTGATGCAGGCGTTGCATCCTGGCTCACTAACCGGGGTCAAGAATCACTCGCGTTATGAGCAGGACCCCCTCGGCAGGCTGGCCGGAACAATTCGTTGGCTCACGGTAACTACCTTTGGTTCAAAAGCGGCGGTAATGAATGAGGCTGGGCGGGTAAACCGCCTGCACAAAACCGTTACTGGTCGTTATCAAACCGGTGCGGGTGAGGTGCGTGATTATCGGGCTGCTGATAAAGACTTGTTGCTGTGGGTGCACATTGCTTTCATGGAGTCTTTTCTGGTGGCGCACGAAATGTTTGCTTCACGACCGATTCCAAAGGGTGAGGCGGCTTCGGGTGCCGATAACTACATTTCGCAGTGGAGTGTCTCGGTTGCTCCGCTCGGTTTGAAGAGCACCCCGATGAACCAGGTTGAGCTAACCGCGGCAATCGATGAAATCCGAGATGCCGGGATTTTGGCAGCGACCGAAGACACCATCGATGTTGTGAAATTTATAAAGAATCCGCCACTACCCGGTCTGGCCAAGCCCATCTACAACCTGCTGTTCGACGCAGCAGTAGTTTCGATGCGGCCAGAGTTTAGAGCCGAACTCGGTCTGAAAGCCAAGCCAAGGTGGATTATTCAGCCGCTAACCCGTTTTGTTTTGCGTGCCATGCGAGTCGCGATTGGCCCGGAGAGCCCAATTGAAGATGGCGCAATTGACCGCCTAAAACGCATCGGAGCGCTGCCGCAGCAGTAA
- a CDS encoding cation acetate symporter — protein MNSTTLSTILFVVFVLFTLVLVIRAGKSNKKNSSDFYDGGASFSGFQNGLAIAGDYMSAASFLGIAGMIALAGYDGFLYSIGFLVAWLVALLLVAEPLRNSGRFTMGDVVAFRMKQRPVRSAASASTVVVSIFYLLAQMVGAGSLVALLLGIDPTDTAAKNLIIGVVGILMIVYVTVGGMKGTTYVQIVKAFLLMIGATVLTIMVLARFGFDISAMLGQAQKLSGNPELLNPGNKYGVEVEGDPFKTLMNKLDLISLGLALVLGTAGLPHILIRFYTVPTAKAARTSVNWAIGNIGVFYLMTIALGFGAAALVGSTAIKEADKGGNLAAPLLAKELGTNIAGETGGATMLAIIGAIAFATILAVVAGLTLASSSSFAHDFYANVIKKGNVDPKKEVNVARIAAILIGAVSIVLAIGAQGLNVAFLVAIAFAIAASANLPAVLFSLFWKRFNTRGAVWAIYGGLGMALVLLVFSGNVSGAETSFIKCLPDAVDCVKFNYFPLNNPGIVSIPFGFFMGWLGTITSNENNTAKYAELEVRSMTGAAIGKAVQH, from the coding sequence ATGAACTCGACAACTCTCTCCACAATCCTGTTTGTTGTCTTCGTACTCTTCACGCTGGTCCTGGTAATTCGGGCGGGTAAGTCAAACAAGAAGAACTCCTCGGACTTCTACGACGGCGGAGCATCGTTCTCAGGTTTCCAAAATGGCCTGGCCATTGCCGGCGACTACATGTCGGCGGCCTCGTTCCTTGGAATTGCTGGAATGATTGCGCTCGCCGGATACGACGGTTTCTTGTATTCAATCGGCTTCTTGGTTGCCTGGCTGGTGGCCCTGCTGCTGGTTGCCGAGCCGCTTAGAAACTCCGGCCGCTTCACGATGGGTGACGTAGTTGCTTTCCGAATGAAGCAGCGCCCAGTGCGCTCAGCAGCTTCGGCCTCAACCGTTGTGGTCTCAATCTTCTACCTACTGGCCCAAATGGTCGGTGCCGGAAGCCTGGTTGCGCTGCTGCTAGGAATTGACCCAACTGACACGGCAGCCAAAAACCTGATTATCGGTGTGGTTGGCATTTTGATGATTGTTTACGTAACTGTGGGTGGCATGAAGGGCACCACGTACGTGCAAATCGTCAAGGCATTCCTGCTGATGATTGGTGCCACGGTCTTGACCATCATGGTGCTGGCCCGCTTTGGCTTTGATATCAGCGCGATGCTTGGTCAGGCGCAAAAACTCAGCGGCAACCCAGAGTTGTTGAACCCGGGCAATAAGTATGGCGTTGAGGTTGAGGGTGACCCATTCAAGACCCTGATGAACAAGCTGGACCTAATTTCACTTGGTTTGGCTTTGGTTCTCGGAACCGCAGGTCTGCCTCATATTCTCATCCGCTTCTACACCGTGCCAACGGCAAAAGCGGCCCGCACCTCGGTTAACTGGGCAATCGGAAACATCGGTGTGTTCTATCTGATGACTATTGCCCTAGGCTTTGGCGCTGCCGCTTTGGTGGGGTCCACGGCAATCAAAGAGGCTGACAAGGGCGGCAACCTAGCCGCACCTCTGCTGGCAAAAGAACTGGGCACAAACATAGCCGGCGAAACCGGCGGTGCAACCATGCTCGCGATTATCGGTGCAATTGCCTTCGCGACCATCTTGGCTGTGGTGGCTGGATTGACCCTAGCCAGCTCGTCATCGTTTGCGCATGACTTCTATGCCAACGTGATCAAGAAGGGCAACGTTGACCCTAAAAAAGAGGTCAACGTGGCTCGAATTGCAGCCATTTTGATTGGTGCGGTTTCGATTGTTCTGGCAATCGGTGCGCAGGGCTTGAACGTTGCCTTCCTGGTGGCTATTGCCTTTGCCATCGCGGCATCGGCTAACCTGCCTGCCGTGCTGTTCTCACTATTCTGGAAGCGATTCAATACTCGCGGAGCAGTCTGGGCAATTTACGGCGGCCTTGGCATGGCGCTGGTTCTGTTGGTGTTCTCAGGCAACGTATCGGGTGCCGAGACCAGCTTTATTAAGTGTTTGCCGGACGCTGTTGACTGTGTGAAGTTCAACTACTTCCCATTGAATAACCCGGGTATTGTTTCAATCCCATTCGGTTTCTTTATGGGTTGGTTGGGCACCATCACCTCCAACGAGAACAACACCGCTAAGTACGCCGAACTTGAGGTTCGCTCAATGACCGGCGCCGCAATTGGCAAGGCGGTCCAGCACTAA
- a CDS encoding DUF485 domain-containing protein has product MPRRDFLDIGVQLGSSENERVWAETQASPEFQDLKRRFRGFAFPVTVAFLVWYFGYILLTAFARDWVSTEVAPNINIAIILGVLQFASTFFIAWLYERHSSKHLDAASDSLRDKINEQIGHKA; this is encoded by the coding sequence ATGCCTCGGCGTGATTTCTTGGACATTGGAGTTCAATTGGGATCTTCAGAGAATGAAAGGGTTTGGGCCGAAACTCAGGCCAGCCCCGAATTCCAGGATCTAAAGCGTCGGTTCCGCGGCTTCGCGTTTCCGGTCACAGTAGCCTTCCTGGTTTGGTATTTCGGTTACATCCTCCTCACAGCGTTTGCCCGTGATTGGGTAAGCACAGAGGTGGCACCCAACATAAACATCGCCATCATCCTTGGCGTTTTGCAGTTTGCATCAACCTTTTTTATTGCTTGGCTTTACGAGCGCCACTCCAGTAAGCACCTCGATGCTGCTTCTGACTCGCTGAGAGACAAGATCAACGAGCAGATTGGGCACAAAGCATGA
- a CDS encoding alpha/beta hydrolase, with protein MPRFRKLLTAAVASVMLLTGCAAPVQGPEPLDDPSISADLKSFYTQSVSWSACGGEQTYCGEVEVPLNWQDPSAGSLTLAVAYRKADQAESLGSIIFNPGGPGGSGYSWIMNSAEQLGTDTLRNSFNLVGFDPRGVGASEPTVKCLNAKDTDDLLYGQNDAELNSAEDIALTRQAYRIFADACLANTGPELAYIDTVSAARDMDILRAVFGEEQINYLGFSYGTFLGATYAELYPARVGRMVLDGAIDPTKSDEEQSIGQLIGFDQALKNFLADCLETSDCPFTGSMSSALSQISALLLKLEKNPVATQDGRELTIWGAITGMIMPLYSQGYWPYLSQAFSELKAGDGTTFILLADTYNERDENGQYGSNQMEANIAISCLDSRSASDAASMAAQNAIALEASSVFGRYWQNGALGCEVWPIPVADRPDSYAASGSKTILVIGTTGDPATPYTDAVALANEVLENAQLITWNGEGHTAYGQGSTCIEQVVDGYFIKDVVPTEDPNC; from the coding sequence GTGCCAAGGTTCCGAAAGCTGCTTACCGCTGCAGTTGCCTCGGTGATGTTGCTGACCGGCTGTGCCGCTCCGGTTCAGGGTCCTGAGCCACTTGATGACCCATCGATATCGGCAGATCTAAAAAGTTTCTATACCCAATCGGTCAGTTGGTCAGCGTGCGGTGGCGAGCAAACCTATTGCGGAGAGGTTGAGGTTCCGCTCAACTGGCAAGACCCATCAGCCGGTTCACTAACTCTGGCAGTTGCCTATCGCAAAGCCGACCAAGCCGAATCTCTCGGTTCGATCATCTTCAACCCAGGTGGTCCGGGTGGTTCTGGCTACAGCTGGATTATGAATTCGGCAGAGCAGCTGGGCACCGATACCCTCCGCAACAGTTTCAACCTTGTGGGTTTTGACCCACGCGGTGTTGGTGCCAGCGAGCCCACGGTCAAATGCCTAAATGCCAAAGACACCGATGACCTCTTGTACGGCCAAAATGATGCCGAACTCAACAGTGCCGAGGACATTGCGCTAACTCGTCAGGCCTACCGGATTTTTGCCGACGCCTGCTTGGCTAACACCGGCCCAGAGCTGGCATACATCGATACTGTCTCGGCGGCTCGTGACATGGACATTTTGCGAGCGGTTTTTGGCGAAGAGCAAATCAACTACCTGGGTTTCAGCTACGGAACCTTCTTGGGTGCCACCTATGCCGAACTGTATCCAGCCAGGGTTGGTCGGATGGTTTTGGACGGAGCTATTGACCCGACCAAATCGGACGAAGAACAGAGCATCGGGCAGCTAATTGGTTTTGATCAAGCTCTCAAGAACTTTCTCGCCGATTGCCTGGAAACATCGGACTGCCCTTTTACCGGGAGCATGAGTTCGGCACTGAGTCAGATTTCGGCACTCTTGCTAAAGCTTGAGAAGAATCCGGTTGCAACTCAAGACGGTAGAGAGCTGACCATTTGGGGAGCCATCACCGGCATGATTATGCCGCTTTACAGTCAGGGTTACTGGCCCTATTTGAGTCAGGCGTTCAGTGAGCTAAAGGCTGGTGACGGCACAACGTTCATCCTGTTGGCTGACACCTACAACGAACGCGACGAGAACGGCCAGTATGGCTCAAACCAGATGGAAGCCAATATTGCCATCTCATGCCTGGATTCTAGATCTGCCAGTGACGCAGCTTCTATGGCCGCTCAAAACGCTATTGCTCTGGAAGCCAGCAGTGTGTTCGGCAGGTACTGGCAAAACGGCGCGCTGGGCTGCGAGGTCTGGCCGATTCCGGTTGCCGACCGCCCAGACAGCTACGCTGCTTCAGGTTCTAAAACCATCCTGGTAATCGGCACCACCGGTGACCCGGCAACCCCGTACACCGATGCCGTTGCACTTGCCAACGAGGTTCTTGAAAACGCCCAGCTAATCACTTGGAATGGTGAGGGTCACACCGCTTACGGTCAGGGCAGCACCTGTATTGAGCAGGTGGTTGATGGCTATTTCATCAAGGATGTAGTGCCAACCGAAGACCCAAATTGCTAA
- a CDS encoding DNA polymerase III subunit delta', translating into MTQTQDFKPVWRDLLGQPEAVGQLQQAVEHKSQGVHHAWLMTGPPGSGRSNLAHAFAAALLCPDDGCGQCKSCVMAAAGSHPDISVLATERVVISIDEVRELVANSQFGGSLGKLRIMLIEDADRMQERSSNVLLKALEEPPAGTIWLLCAPSEADMLPTIRSRVRRVGLKVPAIEEVARLLIEGNRIDAKLAHQVAAEAQSHIGMARRLATSSEARSRRRETLMAALTITGVTSAVNTAERWLEIAKKDAEALTVERDAEEKAAMLKSLGLQPGDAIPNNLKSDLKAMEESQKRRATRSVRDGLDRILVDLMSLYRDILTLQISANVPLVNEEMRPGVTEVANSTTSAETIKKLEAIATARIRIDSNVRDLMALEALAVALRRKGV; encoded by the coding sequence ATGACTCAAACTCAAGACTTTAAGCCGGTCTGGCGTGATCTCTTGGGTCAGCCCGAGGCTGTCGGTCAACTTCAGCAAGCGGTTGAGCACAAGAGCCAGGGCGTGCACCACGCTTGGTTAATGACGGGCCCGCCAGGTTCGGGTAGATCAAATCTGGCCCACGCCTTTGCTGCTGCTCTGCTGTGCCCCGATGACGGTTGCGGTCAGTGTAAAAGTTGCGTGATGGCCGCTGCGGGTAGCCACCCAGATATTTCTGTACTAGCCACTGAGCGCGTGGTCATCTCGATTGATGAGGTTCGAGAACTGGTTGCTAATTCACAGTTTGGTGGTTCGCTCGGCAAGCTTCGAATCATGCTGATTGAAGACGCCGACCGAATGCAGGAGCGTTCTTCCAACGTGCTTTTGAAGGCACTCGAAGAGCCGCCTGCTGGAACCATCTGGCTACTTTGCGCACCGTCTGAAGCAGATATGCTTCCGACCATTCGCTCGCGCGTGCGCCGCGTTGGGCTCAAGGTTCCGGCAATTGAAGAGGTTGCACGTCTGCTCATCGAGGGCAATAGAATTGATGCCAAGTTGGCCCATCAGGTGGCTGCCGAGGCCCAAAGCCACATCGGTATGGCACGCCGTTTGGCAACCAGCAGCGAGGCCAGAAGTCGGCGTCGCGAAACTCTGATGGCGGCACTGACCATTACCGGTGTCACATCAGCTGTGAACACGGCCGAACGTTGGCTTGAAATTGCTAAAAAAGATGCCGAGGCCCTAACGGTTGAGCGAGATGCCGAAGAAAAGGCCGCCATGCTCAAGTCGCTCGGGTTGCAGCCGGGCGATGCTATTCCGAATAACCTAAAGTCTGACCTCAAGGCCATGGAAGAAAGCCAAAAGCGTCGTGCAACTCGAAGTGTGCGCGATGGCCTAGATCGTATTTTGGTAGACCTAATGTCGCTATACCGAGACATTCTGACACTGCAGATTTCAGCAAACGTTCCTCTGGTTAATGAAGAGATGCGCCCGGGTGTGACCGAGGTTGCAAACTCAACTACGAGTGCCGAAACGATTAAAAAACTCGAAGCAATCGCTACCGCGAGAATTCGCATCGACTCGAATGTCCGTGACTTGATGGCCCTAGAGGCACTGGCCGTGGCTCTCCGTCGAAAGGGTGTCTAG
- the tmk gene encoding dTMP kinase, which produces MPGWFISFEGIDGVGKSTQADLLEQHLRDLGHEIVRTFEPGGTELGQEIRHLLLHRKGDVAPRAEALLYAADRAHHVATKVRPALEAGQVVITDRYLDSSVAYQGAGRDLKAQQVRDLSLFATDGLLPNLTILLDLDASAAGLRRNQTGQEPDRLEREKIEFFEAVRQSFLDLAAAEPERFFVVDASQTVEQMQTSIRARVDQLLAQ; this is translated from the coding sequence ATGCCGGGTTGGTTTATTTCTTTCGAGGGCATTGACGGGGTCGGCAAGTCCACTCAGGCCGACTTGCTTGAACAACACTTGCGTGACCTCGGTCATGAAATTGTTCGCACTTTTGAACCCGGTGGCACAGAGCTGGGTCAAGAAATTCGTCACCTTCTGCTGCACCGCAAGGGTGATGTTGCTCCACGCGCTGAGGCCCTGCTTTACGCCGCAGACCGCGCCCACCATGTCGCAACCAAAGTTCGCCCTGCACTAGAAGCCGGGCAGGTAGTCATCACCGATCGGTATCTAGACTCATCGGTTGCCTATCAGGGTGCCGGCCGCGATCTCAAAGCTCAGCAGGTTCGCGATCTTTCACTTTTTGCCACAGATGGCCTCTTGCCAAACCTGACTATTTTGCTAGATCTTGATGCCAGCGCTGCTGGCCTACGCCGCAACCAAACCGGCCAGGAGCCGGACCGACTCGAGCGCGAAAAAATCGAGTTCTTTGAAGCTGTCCGCCAGTCGTTTCTAGACCTAGCTGCGGCTGAGCCGGAACGATTCTTTGTGGTTGATGCCAGCCAAACCGTTGAGCAAATGCAAACCAGTATCCGTGCCCGCGTAGACCAACTTTTGGCTCAGTAG